The following are from one region of the Odontesthes bonariensis isolate fOdoBon6 chromosome 12, fOdoBon6.hap1, whole genome shotgun sequence genome:
- the LOC142396035 gene encoding transmembrane protein 237A-like, translated as MPTVKSKKKKVKKEVNDIEEQGEVGQEVEMENVNNRSSPDSRDPLTPDLQDPAPQKKKKKKKASNIDQETEHADVPNGNMAESVMDGEEMAVAVTRRTKKKRKAKATEHCSNDLGAEDDDIITDAQSPIPQHSLFSAPHGQSQPVGKVFVERNRRFQADRVEQLRHSELMDDYVDPRQIWTTRDIALRVHNGFRVIGLFSHGFLAGFAVWNITVVYVLAGDQMTTLPNLLQQYHPLAYPAQSLLYLLLAISTVSAFDRVNLAKTSMALRGFLTLDPVALASFLYFIALILSLSQQMTSDRINLYPSANETLWPSASEQQILRPWIVVNLVVALLVGVAWAVVSTRPDIDYTEEFLMTMEVEGYPREDENLDIPV; from the exons ATGCCAACCGTTAAGAGCAAGAAGAAGAAAGTGAAGAAGGAAGTGAACGATATAGAGGAGCAGGGGGAAG TGGGCcaggaggtggagatggagaatgTGAACAACAGGAGTAGCCCTGACAGCAGGGACCCTCTGACTCCAGATCTGCAGGATCcagcaccacagaagaagaagaaaaagaagaaagcatCCAATATTG ACCAGGAAACGGAGCACGCTGATGTTCCAAACGGTAACATGGCCGAGTCTGTCATGGACGGAGAGGAGATGGCTGTCGCTGTCACCAGAAGAACGAAAAAGAAAAG GAAGGCGAAAGCCACAGAGCACTGCAGCAACGACCTGGGAGCTGAAGATGATGATATCATCACTGATGCCCAGTCGCCCATCCCCCAGCATTCCCTGTTCTCCGCCCCACATGGACAAAGCCAGCCAGTTGGCAAAGTCTTCGTGGAGAGGAACC GGCGTTTTCAGGCAGATCGAGTGGAGCAGCTCAGACATTCGGAGCTGATGGACGACTACGTGGACCCCAGACAGATCTGGACCACCAGAGACATCGCTTTGAGGGTTCACAACGGCTTCAG GGTGATCGGCCTGTTCTCACACGGATTCCTGGCTGGGTTCGCTGTGTGGAACATCACTGTTGTGTACGTGCTGGCGGGCGATCAGATGACCACACTGCCTAACCTGCTGCAGCAGTACCACCCGCTGGCCTACCCAGCTCAGTCTCTGCTCTACCTGCTCCTGGCCATCAGCACCGTGTCCGCGTTCGACAG AGTGAACCTGGCAAAGACCTCCATGGCTCTGAGAGGCTTCCTCACCCTCGACCCTGTTGCTCTGGCTTCATTCT TGTATTTCATAGCCCTGATCCTGTCCCTCAGCCAGCAAATGACCAGTGATCGCATCAACCTCTATCCCTCCGCCAACGAAACACTGTG GccctcagcctcagagcagcaGATCCTGCGGCCGTGGATCGTGGTCAATCTCGTGGTGGCGTTGTTGGTGGGTGTGGCCTGGGCCGTCGTGTCCACGCGACCGGACATCGACTACACAGAAG AATTTTTGATGACAATGGAGGTGGAGGGATACCCACGAGAAGACGAAAACCTTGACATCCCTGTCTGA